One genomic segment of Helianthus annuus cultivar XRQ/B chromosome 14, HanXRQr2.0-SUNRISE, whole genome shotgun sequence includes these proteins:
- the LOC110908045 gene encoding F-box protein At1g60400 yields MDSRHDDKRMNVEEDRLSSLPDCLIHKILSFISIKHAIQTSVLSSRWRFIWTSMPYLNLSRDDFTLLPKFSEFVTHVLSDRNNQTEVSSVKLTLHGEDSDVFVKQIIKYAFSHNIQTLNVATVLESDVQIPLFLFSSRSLKHLSFTMKCSAAREYRTIVEYLPYYFKATSTWDFPALTTLYLHSVTLCCDERNDPCIDLFSKCANLKDLTIRDCYMNGFEVVRICLPLLSNLTLEQSISGSVKDINIVAPQLKNLTITDFQHKNYLISAPNLVFLLYKGYHCLQPPASDFISLEKADICVFYPKCAHQVLCLLQRLHSVKFLTLSLEIVELLSSSVELLSNQPSPFANLKSLMIHPGQLIRSRERVKMSAEVRGYLLDSSPGATFTVYAYEYIRVMYNTKLAQDHIKKLRTFLEKEKAATDTKMAKIHEQGKADVDIDMSLKDLSVQVEKGKRKASFIISILKDINQVLEKLPASNRAMIQPSISTLRAEADTVMKKITDCIKMDLQLVKSVLS; encoded by the exons ATGGATTCTAGACATGATGATAAGAGAATGAATGTAGAAGAAGATAGACTAAGCAGCTTGCCAGATTGTCTTATCCATAAAATCCTATCTTTTATTAGCATCAAACATGCTATTCAAACGAGTGTTTTGTCATCGAGATGGAGGTTTATATGGACTTCAATGCCTTATCTCAATCTCTCACGAGATGATTTTACTTTGCTGCCCAAGTTCTCTGAATTTGTTACGCATGTTCTCTCTGACCGCAACAATCAAACAGAAGTGTCCTCTGTTAAGCTTACTCTTCATGGAGAGGATAGTGATGTGTTTGTCAAACAAATTATCAAGTATGCATTTTCTCACAATATCCAAACGCTCAATGTTGCAACCGTTCTTGAGAGTGATGTTCAAATCCCTCTTTTTCTGTTTAGTTCCCGGTCTCTAAAGCATCTTAGTTTCACGATGAAATGTTCCGCAGCTAGAGAGTATCGTACGATAGTAGAATATCTTCCGTATTATTTTAAAGCAACATCTACTTGGGATTTCCCCGCCTTAACAACTTTGTATCTTCACAGTGTCACTTTGTGCTGTGATGAACGTAATGATCCGTGCATCGATCTTTTCTCTAAGTGTGCAAACTTGAAGGATCTCACCATAAGAGATTGCTATATGAACGGATTTGAGGTTGTACGTATTTGTCTTCCTCTACTTTCTAATCTTACACTTGAGCAGTCTATCTCCGGGAGTGTGAAGGATATCAATATTGTTGCACCTCAACTCAAGAATCTCACTATAACTGATTTCCAACACAAGAATTATCTGATTTCTGCACCCAACCTCGTATTCTTGCTCTACAAAGGTTATCATTGTTTGCAACCTCCTGCAAGTGATTTTATTTCTTTGGAGAAGGCAGATATTTGTGTATTCTATCCAAAATGTGCTCATCAAGTTCTATGTCTGCTTCAACGACTTCACAGTGTCAAGTTTCTTACACTTAGCTTGGAAATTGTTGAG CTTCTTTCTTCATCCGTGGAACTACTGTCAAATCAACCTTCTCCATTTGCTAACTTAAAGAGCTTAATGATTCATCCAGGACAACTTATAAGGTCGCGAGAAAGAGTAAAGATGTCTGCAGAAGTTAGAGGCTATCTGCTAGATAGTTCTCCCGGTGCCACCTTCACAGTGTATGCATATGAG TATATTAGAGTTATGTACAACACCAAGTTAGCCCAAGACCATATAAAAAAGTTACGCACGTTCCTAGAGAAGGAGAAAGCTGCTACAGATACCAAAATGGCAAAGATACATGAACAAGGGAAGGCAGATGTTGATATTGATATGAGTTTGAAAGATTTGAGTGTGCAGGTTGAGAAAGGGAAACGAAAGGCTTCCTTCATCATTTCAATATTGAAAGATATTAACCAAGTACTGGAAAAGTTGCCTGCATCAAACCGGGCTATGATTCAACCATCTATTTCTACTTTGCGTGCAGAAGCGGACACTGTCATGAAAAAAATTACAGACTGTATAAAGATGGATTTACAACTTGTTAAGTCTGTGCTTTCATGA